In the genome of Christensenella timonensis, one region contains:
- the guaB gene encoding IMP dehydrogenase: MKITQGLTFDDVLLKPKKSDVVPNEVDVSTYLTPRIKLNIPIMSAAMDTVTESGLAIAIAREGGMGIIHKNMSIDKQAENVDKVKRSEHGVITDPFFLSPDHSVSDADQLMGRYKISGVPIVEPDGKLVGIITNRDMRFETDYSRKVSEVMTKDHLITAPIGTTLDEAQDILRKYKIEKLPLVDDNGKLMGLITIKDIEKAIQYPMSAKDSGGRLLVGAAVGTGSGTLERVEALVAAKVDVIAVDTAHGHQQNVLHIVEKIRNKFPEIDIIAGNCATKEAVHDLISAGATCVKVGIGPGSICTTRVVAGIGVPQLSAVIECAEEAAKSGNKIIADGGIKYSGDITKAIAGGAAAVMIGSLFAGTKESPGEMEIYQGRSFKVYRGMGSVSAMQQGSADRYFQEGSQKLVPEGVEGRVPFKGPLAETTYQMVGGLKSGMGYCGAKDIETLQKNAEFIQITGAGLLESHPHDISITKEAPNYSAQ; the protein is encoded by the coding sequence ATGAAGATTACGCAGGGATTAACATTTGATGACGTGCTGCTGAAGCCGAAGAAGAGCGATGTGGTACCGAACGAGGTTGATGTTTCCACCTACCTGACCCCTAGGATCAAGCTGAACATTCCAATCATGAGCGCCGCTATGGATACGGTTACGGAAAGCGGCCTTGCGATTGCGATCGCACGTGAAGGCGGTATGGGTATCATTCACAAAAACATGTCCATTGACAAACAGGCGGAAAACGTCGACAAGGTAAAAAGAAGCGAACACGGCGTCATTACGGATCCGTTTTTTCTTTCGCCGGATCACAGTGTTTCGGATGCGGATCAGCTGATGGGGCGTTATAAGATATCAGGCGTGCCGATTGTAGAACCGGATGGAAAACTCGTGGGGATCATCACCAACCGGGATATGCGTTTTGAAACGGATTATTCACGCAAGGTAAGCGAAGTGATGACGAAGGATCATCTGATCACGGCACCGATCGGTACGACACTCGACGAGGCGCAGGATATTTTAAGGAAATATAAAATCGAAAAGCTCCCGCTCGTGGATGACAACGGAAAGCTGATGGGGCTGATCACGATCAAGGATATCGAAAAAGCGATCCAGTACCCGATGTCCGCAAAAGACAGCGGCGGCAGGCTGCTGGTAGGCGCCGCCGTTGGTACGGGCAGCGGAACATTGGAACGTGTGGAAGCATTGGTAGCGGCAAAGGTAGATGTGATTGCGGTCGATACGGCGCATGGCCACCAGCAAAATGTCCTTCATATCGTGGAGAAGATACGCAATAAATTCCCGGAGATCGATATCATCGCAGGAAATTGTGCGACAAAGGAAGCGGTGCATGACCTGATTTCCGCAGGCGCGACGTGTGTGAAAGTAGGGATCGGCCCAGGTTCGATCTGTACGACGCGTGTGGTAGCAGGGATCGGCGTACCGCAGCTTTCGGCAGTGATCGAATGTGCGGAAGAAGCGGCGAAAAGCGGCAATAAGATCATTGCCGACGGCGGTATTAAATACAGCGGGGATATTACAAAAGCGATCGCGGGCGGCGCGGCAGCCGTCATGATCGGCAGCTTGTTCGCCGGGACAAAGGAAAGCCCGGGAGAAATGGAAATTTACCAGGGAAGAAGTTTTAAGGTGTACCGCGGTATGGGCTCCGTATCGGCGATGCAGCAGGGCAGCGCAGACCGTTACTTCCAGGAAGGGTCACAAAAACTGGTTCCGGAAGGCGTAGAGGGCCGTGTACCGTTCAAGGGGCCGCTTGCAGAAACAACATACCAGATGGTCGGCGGTTTAAAGTCCGGCATGGGTTATTGCGGTGCGAAGGACATAGAAACGCTGCAAAAGAACGCCGAATTCATCCAGATCACAGGCGCAGGGCTTTTGGAAAGCCATCCGCATGATATCAGTATCACGAAGGAAGCGCCGAATTACAGTGCGCAGTAA